One Glycine soja cultivar W05 chromosome 7, ASM419377v2, whole genome shotgun sequence genomic window, GAGGCACAGGCAAGCATGGTTGCGTGGAAGATGCAAAGATTGACGCATTCGTTGCAGCCATGAATCACACTATTTTGGTACCTCCTTGCTATTGGATTGGAATAAGGTAAGGTGCTGAAAAGAGAAGAGCCGTAGTGATATCTAACAACTGAACATGTCCAAATTTATAATAGCCAAGAGATACCAAgagataaatgatatttttcagtGTGCGTGTCAGAAAGTGTGAAGTGGCAAATGGCATGGCACATCAACAACACCTCGAAGCCAAGATTTTTAAGAAGATAATAACACCTCCAAGTCAAGATTTTTAAGAAGATAATAACACCTCCAAGCCAAGATTTTTAAGAAGATATATTAGTCAAATTTGGAAGTGGtttttgaaacataaaaaacaagTAAATGCTAATATAAACGCTTTtacaaatttttctttcaaaaggaaaattatttattattttaaaaacagaaaatatttaatatttaatatttgaataattaaaagCATTTAATATGATGTTGTCAAAACACTCATTAAAGATTCTCTATAAtactcaaaaacaaaaaataaaaaattactacatGCACCCTTTTACAAAAAGGTGTACTCCTTTTCtcctatttataagaaatatagaGTTATTTTAgatgtatcaattattattattttatattttaatttattgtgaaaTCTATTAATAATCACCCACTCATTCTTATGTCACAAAGTTGCTCCAAAATTGGCATGGTTCTAAGATGTACAATCTAATcaatctctctctatatatttgtaataatatatagtatttatatttattgatataaatGGTGCACTTTTGCCCTATGTGACCAAATGCTAAGTGTTCCAGATTTAATATAGCTAAGAGTTTGTATTTATCGAGTTCTTTCTGATTTTATGGCTTTCAAGTTCATTTTTCATCGCTGGAATTTCTAGTTATATCATTACATGCCCTTAGCCTTTCTAAACTTCTATATTGTTAGTTTCTTCATTAGTTAATTGCTACCTATTGTTTTTTTGTCTGGTGCTGCAGTGAATTTCATCAAATGGTTTCTTTAGTCTAAATCTAGCAGAGTTAGTCTTATTGATCTTGCTAGACAGAACTAGTAGAAGAAGCTAGCTAaggaacataattttttaaattagtttattttctaTAGATGGCAGTGGTACATATTATCATGAATTGCTCGATGATTGTCCAGATGGAAACGAAAAAGCTATATCCTGGATGGAGGTGTTGGAATTGAGTAATTTTGTCACATTGCATTCAGGCATAATTACCAATAGGTCTGTAGATCTGATAATGACATTTTTACTCATTATTTGGTCATTTCATGCTgaaatatttttgtcattttagaGATGTTTGACTGAAGTCTACTGCCCTTTTTGTGCTCCTGTCATGCACAGAATTTTTAATATCACTCGTTGATGATTTCTCTCGGGCTAGCAACACTTACATTGGAAAGCTGAAGTTAGTCTCATATCTCTCTGCttcttgtattataaatttctaCTGTTGACTTGATCTGTAAGCACTAAGTGCTTATGATGGCAATTGGGTTATTACTTGCCGCTGTATAActgaattttgtatatttttactgcattttgtttgtaattagtgttgtgaaaattaatttagatcCGATTGTGATTGTATTTTTACTTGATCTGCTTCTTGTCTTTGTAATTAGTGTGCAGGAGGTCATGTGCTGTCATCATACCAAAAACCTAATTTGTGCATAGGAAATGTCTGTTATGGTAAGTGGTTGGTCTATGTGTATTTTAATCTGATGGAACTTGCATTCTTTACAATTTACTCTTCTCCCATTTTCAAAGGTTGCTCTGTGTATTTGAACTTTGAAGCAAATCACACTAAAAACATAGTAATCCAAAAATCTTGGAATTTAATTTACACAAACCTATACAAGTTCTCATCTTCCACAAATCAACAGGAAGAACGAAATGCTCTATTTTTCAGGATCTAAATTGAAGTTCAGTAGTAGAAGAAAAGagattatcttttaaattagtAATGCTGACAGAGGCAAAAGCAAGGGTTTAATCTGGACCTTATTAGGCGAATCCCTCTAGCCAATGTGATTCATAGGCCAACACAGCCTTATCCTCTCTATTCCCACTTTAACTCCACCCTACATTTTTCTCTTCACCGGCTACACCACAAGTGGTTTGTTTAGTTGGTCACTTGCACATCACAATCAACCTCACCACATAAAAACCCAAACCCAAACCCAAAATCCCTCCAACACAACATAAAACAACACAACACCATTCAATTCCCTTCATGGCTCTCCTCACCTCCCAACCTAAAAAACCCATTCTCCATCGCTTCACCACCCTTCACCGCCCACTTCCACGCTTAGATAGAACCGTTCTTGGTCTTGGCTCCTTCTCTCACAATACTCTctccattaaaaaatttaactttaacCCAAAGCAAACCAAAATTTCCCTTAAAAACAACCCCTTTACCTATAATTTGGCAGTGACAGCCAAAGCCAATGCCAATGCTGCATTTGGAGAAGGTTTGGAGGCAGGGGAGGTGACATTGAAACACAGAAAGATTTTGTTGTCTGAGGTTGAGGTGAAGAGACAGAGAAGAGTCTTCTTTGGGAGGAAATGGAACTCTTTGGATGTTGGCACTGCTGGAATTGTGTTGGCCATGCATCTCCTTTGCCTCTTTGCTCCTTTCCATTTCAATTGGCCAGCTTTTAGGGTGGCTGTGGCTCTCTATATTGTCACTGGCCTTTTTGGCATCACTCTTTCTTTCCATAGGAACCTTTCTCACAGGAGTTTCAAGCTTCCCAAATGGCTTGAATACTTCTTTGCCTATTGTGGGGTCCTGGCTCTTCAGGTGaattttgtttcttcaaaacctttcttcattctttttttttctgtctctTTCTTCATGCTTTGGTTTTTTGGTGATGCAGGGGAATCCAATTGACTGGGTGAGCACCCATAGATACCATCACCAGTTTTGTGATTCTGAGAGAGATCCTCATAGCCCAACTGAAGGATTCTGGTTCAGCCATATGAGTTGGCTATTTGATACCAGTTCTGTCATAGAAAGGGTATGTATGATATACATCTTCTGAATAAGCAAACAACCTTAATTAATGAATTTGCAAAATTATTGTGGGATATGTTATACATGTGCAGTGTGGAGAAGCCAACAATGTTGGTGATTTAGAGAAACAATCCTTCTATAGATTTCTCCGAAGCACTTACCTTGTTCATCCTTTTGCTTTGGGAGCCCTTCTATATGCAGCAGGAGGATTTCCTTTCCTTGTTTGGGGAATGGTACCAaaactttctttcattttacttttagttttaaaagatgTTATTTTGCTTAATTGAGTCCATTGGTTAAGTAAAACCCATAACAGAACAGAGAAAATTAAAAGGTCCAATTTGGAAGGCTATTCCAAGTTACatgttttttatatgtataaatatataaacgCAGGGAGTGAGGATTGTTTGGGTTTATCATATAACCTGGTTTGtaaactcagcttgccatgtcTGGGGGAATCAGGCATGGAACACCAGGGACTTGTCCAGAAataattggtattttttttttttaccttaaattTTTCATAGTTTAGTAATTGGTTTGAGTTCACAAGTTATTGTTCTTAATATATAATCCATTCAAAATTTCTTAGGTGGGTGGCGTTGCTTGCATTTGGTGAGGGTTGGCACAATAACCACCATGCTTTTGAGTACTCAGCTAGACATGGACTAGAGTGGTGGCAACTAGACATGACTTGGTACGTTGTGAGATTTCTCCAAGCTATTGGATTGGCCACTGACGTCAAGTTACCCACTGAGAGTCACAAGCAGAAAATGGCACTCAATAGTGATCCAATAGACACATGAAACACAATGaatgataacaaaatgaaagaaaaaggatTTTAGAGGTACTTGTTGATGGCACAAAACTTTGGTAGGGAAATTGTTCTTTTGGGTCTTACTTTCAGCCATCACGAGTGCTGGATTTGACCATGTATATGGGACTAGAAATAATATAACTATAGATTgacacaaaataatatttagttaTTATCTTATTATATTGCGAATGAAAGTCGGTTATTCAGCTTGACTGAAAGTCGGTTTAAGGGGGTGATTTTGTACTCAATTGAATTGAAATGATTTTGGGTTGAAAGTGGTGGGATGGGTGTTTGTTCGGGGTGATTTCGGAttgttatgtaaaaaaaatgtgagtttcattggattaaatttttatcccaaaatgaaatgaattgGAGTGAATTTGGACTTTTAAAATTGTCTCGAAGAACTCGTGACCTTGGATGTTTAAACTGGATTGGAATATATCATGTCAAATTGAtcacataattaattattatgttagCGTAATCGATTATGTATCTATTAAATtagtaaaaattgaatataattagTGTGAGGTTTGCAACATGATCAATTATGCTTATAGCATAGTTGATTATGTGGTCAAATGAAGTtgcataattgattatgttaTTTACATAATCAACTAACAatgtaattctaaaaaaaatgattacttAAAGAAGAACATTTTTCATTATATGGGATAAAATTGTCATTTGCTTCatctctaattttttaactttttcattttattatttacctattaatttaattcaaaattttcatcttttttatacTCTCTTTCATCTCAACCAAACAACTTCACTTTCTactctcttttcatttttttcatctcttttcaTGTCTTATACTTTCATCTCACTTCATTCTTCTTTATCAAACAGTATCTAAAGGACCAGGCACAATCTCATTGAGATTGAGGTCTCCCCATGATGTGATTAAACTCTTCCGACATCTAAATAGATAGACAGATCATCTATATTTTTTGGTTTCCCACATTTTATTtcagagacaaattatgtttGAGACATGTTAAATACTAAATGTGAACAACTCTCCagatagaaattcaaatctttATTCATTACGTTGTAGGAAATTAGCGCCTGATGCTGGACCCAAGCTCCGTTGGCCACAGATTATATAATTGAATGGAAAAAATTTAGACTATCTTTAAGATGATAAACAATTTTATTGTGCTTCCTTGTTCATATCAAGGCAATTGGCTCCACAGTACTCCCATTTGGGGAAACGCTGTATGCTTTCTCCAAAAGTTGGTAGATATTCACTGTATGTATAATAACGCAAACTCTGGTTCTGACGCCAAAAACTCATAATTTCATTAGAGACTAAGTGtgtgtttcttttttgtgttaatttaCACAAATTTTGGAGCATGTAAACCGAAAAGGCAATACTAATTCTCAACGCATTTCCAAACACAAATGTGAAACGTTTTATTGTATTGGTCCCTCCACATTTCAAGGCAATGGCATTTGAAATTTTCAACCAAACATTGAGCACTAGAATCAcatgttataattttataattctttaCTAAAATAATGGTGAGTATAGCATTCTGCCTAAGTATTTGTGCATTTGATGCTTATTAGATGATTGAGTCAATAGTCTTGGCATGgagatttatttgtttgtttaaacTGAAATGTGAACTTATTGAAAACGTATACTTCTACGCTATAATTTACTTGAAAGGTTGTGAAACCATATTTTGCTTCTACAGTAGTTTTATACACCGTCCATGTTTTTGGGTTTTTCTCTTTCGCTTCACCGACCAGTTAAATATGGAGGATTCATTGTTGATTTATCATGTGTTACACAATAGACGAGCAACTTCTTCATGGTGGATCTAAAAGAATAAACACTTCAATCTTTAAGATTCTCCACGTGCAATAGTGAGAGGATAAGAATGCTAGTCAACACATACCCCCACTGACTACtgcgtttttgtttttttctgctTCTTACTACGCTAAATTCTTTGGAAAACATCATcggcaaattataaaaattgaaataaggggttcaaataaatatttaaatataaaataaataaatataatatatatatgtatatatatatatatatatgcattacTAGCagtataaaagttttttatataggaaaaacaaaacacaccaaatgaataaagaaaaaaaatagcatcAAAATAACGCCCTCGGTAGGCTTGAACTGACGACTACAAAACAAAGTTAAAAATTTTATGCTCTATAAACTCTGAGTTAGATAgacaataaaatgaataaataatataatgttttatatttgttataatTATGTGCATGATCATAATTTAGAAATGTTTTACAACGAGTGATgagtaattatataaaaaaaattgatgtcacACTTTAACtcaagatttaaatttatgagttttttttttttattgatgttcaactttttcacttttatttaatgtaaGACTTTATCTCATATTTGCGCTTCTCTCATGCTGCCTTCTCTAAAACCAAAACCAACACAGAAGGATTAATATTCAAAGAATTTCTTTAACCTCAATATAACTTatgcattctaattaaattccttGAGCTTTCATTCTTTAGAGtgaatttttttccaatttactATCTTTCAATGTGGCTTCTACATCAAACTAAATACAttacattttatcatttaaaaaatcaaatattattatttaaatttaatcaatgtca contains:
- the LOC114418097 gene encoding palmitoyl-monogalactosyldiacylglycerol delta-7 desaturase, chloroplastic-like, translating into MALLTSQPKKPILHRFTTLHRPLPRLDRTVLGLGSFSHNTLSIKKFNFNPKQTKISLKNNPFTYNLAVTAKANANAAFGEGLEAGEVTLKHRKILLSEVEVKRQRRVFFGRKWNSLDVGTAGIVLAMHLLCLFAPFHFNWPAFRVAVALYIVTGLFGITLSFHRNLSHRSFKLPKWLEYFFAYCGVLALQGNPIDWVSTHRYHHQFCDSERDPHSPTEGFWFSHMSWLFDTSSVIERCGEANNVGDLEKQSFYRFLRSTYLVHPFALGALLYAAGGFPFLVWGMGVRIVWVYHITWFVNSACHVWGNQAWNTRDLSRNNWWVALLAFGEGWHNNHHAFEYSARHGLEWWQLDMTWYVVRFLQAIGLATDVKLPTESHKQKMALNSDPIDT